A single genomic interval of Phocoena sinus isolate mPhoSin1 chromosome 15, mPhoSin1.pri, whole genome shotgun sequence harbors:
- the PRSS33 gene encoding LOW QUALITY PROTEIN: serine protease 33 (The sequence of the model RefSeq protein was modified relative to this genomic sequence to represent the inferred CDS: inserted 4 bases in 2 codons; substituted 1 base at 1 genomic stop codon): MPLGSPARLELLFPLITAALDDPWLLGQHGVASGCGRPKGPSFCWDISEHTTWILERPPRPTSSCCQVYRVPLGSGQGQGWALVRDESCAADACGQPHVSSLIVGGRDTQDGEWPRQASIQHRGXHVCVGLLIAPQWVLTAAHCFLRALPSEYPVRLGALHLCPASPHVLLVPVQRVLLPPDYSEDGTRGDLALLQLRHLVPLSXRVQPICLPEPGPCPPPGTPCWVTGXGSLHSGVPLPEWRPLQGVRVPLLDTHTCDLLYHMGTNVPRAKHIVLPGNLCTGYVEGQKDACQRDSGGPLTCMKSGRWVLVGVVSWGKGCALPNRPGVYTNVATYSPWIQARLSL, translated from the exons ATGCCCCTCGGCAGCCCTGCAAGGCTGGAGCTTCTCTTCCCCCTCAtcaca GCTGCTTTGGATGACCCCTGGTTGTTGGGTCAGCATGGTGTGGCGTCTGGCTGTGGCCGTCCCAAAGGGCCCAGCTTCTGCTGGGACATCAGTGAGCATACCACCTGGATCCTGGAAAGGCCACCCCGTCCCACCTCCTCCTGCTGCCAGGTCTACAGGGTGCCCCTGGGATCTGgccaagggcagggctgggccctcGTCAGAGATGAGTCCTGTGCTGCAGATG CCTGCGGGCAGCCTCACGTGTCAAGTCTCATCGTGGGGGGCCGGGACACCCAGGACGGAGAGTGGCCGAGGCAGGCGAGCATCCAGCACCGCGG GCACGTGTGTGTGGGCTTGCTCATCGCCCCGCAGTGGGTGCTGACCGCAGCACACTGCTTCCTGAG GGCGCTGCCATCTGAGTACCCCGTGCGCCTCGGGGCACTGCACCTGTGTCCTGCCTCGCCCCACGTTCTCTTGGTGCCCGTGCAGAGGGTGCTGCTGCCCCCGGACTACTCTGAGGACGGGACCCGAGGAGACCTGGCGTTGCTGCAGCTTCGCCACCTAGTGCCCTTGAG ACGAGTCCAGCCCATCTGCTTGCCTGAGCCTGGGCCTTGCCCACCACCAGGCACACCATGCTGGGTCACTGGCTAGGGCAGCCTCCACTCAGGAG TGCCACTCCCAGAGTGGCGACCCCTGCAGGGAGTACGGGTGCCACTGCTGGATACTCACACCTGTGACCTCCTCTACCACATGGGCACCAACGTTCCTCGTGCCAAGCACATAGTGCTGCCAGGGAACCTGTGCACCGGCTATGTTGAGGGCCAGAAGGATGCCTGCCAG CGTGACTCTGGAGGACCCCTGACCTGCATGAAGTCTGGGCGCTGGGTCCTAGTGGGTGTGGTGAGCTGGGGCAAGGGCTGTGCCTTGCCCAACCGTCCAGGTGTCTATACCAATGTGGCTACTTACAGCCCTTGGATTCAGGCTCGCCTCAGCCTCTGA
- the LOC116740459 gene encoding LOW QUALITY PROTEIN: serine protease 41-like (The sequence of the model RefSeq protein was modified relative to this genomic sequence to represent the inferred CDS: substituted 1 base at 1 genomic stop codon) produces MGGSEVPRVADKKGIVWVHWLLGHNKGTPQPGLGAGGSRGGARRREEETVGAQVGTLLLARLLVRVEIARHALRDRDLLLPGKASRGRASLRRAPEPEREWRLIFSSSRPRFRELFYARISAWCPSVHPMAMWPTDCPDTHSDGKDAELGRWPLQGSLRLWGSHCCGASLLNRRWVLSAAHCFQKHIYTYEWSVQFGELSVTPPIWSLRAYLHRYRVKSIIIYPKSRNYLQDDSSLLKLSSSVTFNKHIQPVCVLSSSSVFKNRDDCWVNGWGDIHPPLTDLPPPYNLQEVQVSIINKSRCSYLFHQPDYSSHSSNNMICPGSEDGNTDACKGDPGRPLVCEKNGPWIQIGIVSWGVGCGRCNLAGIYTNVSSYFNWIQILVGRSTPRPEPSQLLLPLTLLXAP; encoded by the exons ATGGGGGGCAGCGAGGTCCCCAGGGTCGCAGACAAGAAAGGGATCGTCTGGGTACACTGGCTCCTGGGCCATAACAAG GGGACGCCCCAGCCGGGCCTTGGAGCTGGCGGAAGCAGAGGGGGCGCCAGGCGGCGGGAAGAAGAGACCGTGGGCGCGCAGGTCGGGACGCTGCTGCTCGCGCGACTGTTGGTGCGGGTCGAAATCGCGAGGCACG CGTTGCGGGATAGGGACCTGTTGCTTCCAGGTAAGGCGTCCAGGGGGCGCGCTTCCCTGCGCAGGGCACCTGAGCCGGAGCGCGAATGGCGActcatcttttcctcttcccGCCCCAGGTTTCGAGAACTCTTCTATGCTCGCAT CTCGGCCTggtgtccatctgtccatcccaTGGCCATGTGGCCAACGGACTGTCCCGACACTCATAGTGATGGAAAGGATGCAGAGCTTGGGCGCTGGCCGTTGCAGGGCAGCCTGCGCCTATGGGGCTCCCACTGCTGCGGAGCAAGCCTGCTCAACCGCCGCTGGGTGCTCTCGGCCGCGCACTGCTTCCAAAA GCACATTT ATACCTATGAATGGTCGGTCCAGTTTGGCGAGCTGTCTGTCACACCACCCATTTGGAGCCTGAGGGCCTACCTCCATCGTTACAGGGTGAAGAGTATTATTATATACCCCAAATCCAGGAATTATTTGCAGGACGACAGCTCCCTGCTGAAGTTGTCCTCCTCCGTCACCTTCAATAAGCACATCCAGCCCGTCTGTGTCCTGTCCTCCTCCTCTGTGTTCAAGAACCGTGATGACTGCTGGGTGAATGGCTGGGGGGACATCCA cccacccctgacAGATCTGCCACCTCCCTACAATCTTCAGGAAGTGCAAGTCTCCATCATAAACAAATCCAGGTGTTCCTACCTTTTCCATCAGCCTGATTACAGCAGTCACAGCAGTAATAATATGATTTGTCCTGGCTCTGAGGATGGCAACACTGACGCCTGCAAA GGTGACCCAGGCAGACCCTTGGTCTGTGAAAAGAATGGGCCGTGGATTCAGATTGGAATCGTGAGCTGGGGAGTGGGCTGTGGTAGGTGCAACCTGGCCGGCATCTATACCAATGTCAGTAGTTACTTCAACTGGATCCAGATTCTGGTGGGCCGCAGCACACCCAGGCCAGAACCCTCTCAGTTGCTGCTGCCCCTCACTCTGCTCTAGGCTCCCTGA